From the genome of Methylocystis bryophila, one region includes:
- the recN gene encoding DNA repair protein RecN, with protein sequence MLTRLSIRDIVLIDALDLDLADGLTTLTGETGAGKSILLDAFMLALGGRGDASLVRAGEAQGQVAAVFELCADHPAHLAARELGLDTQSELVLRRVQNADGRSRAFVNDQPVSAQGLRAIGRELVEIHCQHDERAMVDPAAHRALVDAHGGLLREVEALRGLHAARNAAKRALEEEEARVAKARAEADYLRHAHQELAELAPEEGEEESLAARRLAMQRAEKVAADLRDALEVFSGDHSAVASLAQAVRRLERRSATAPELLEPPLKLLGQALDALALAEQALEAALEQANSDPRELEKVEERLFALRAAARKHQARVAELPAVARNIAQALAALDASEVRLTELARLAKDSKAAYDTAAHALSQARRKAAKALDAEVDAELKPLKLGGAQFHTSIASDPDNGGPEGIDRIEFWVQTNPGSRPGPLTKVASGGELARFLLALRVVLADRGSAPTLVFDEIDTGVGGAVADAIGERLSRLARRVQVLAVTHAPQVAAKAQQHLRIAKAPANRNEERLATRVTALAASERREEIARMLAGATVTDEARAAAARLLKGTR encoded by the coding sequence ATGCTCACCCGTCTCTCCATTCGCGACATCGTGCTCATCGACGCGCTCGATCTCGACCTTGCGGACGGACTCACGACGCTGACGGGCGAGACGGGCGCGGGCAAGTCGATCCTGCTCGACGCCTTCATGCTGGCGCTCGGCGGGCGGGGAGACGCCTCGCTCGTGCGCGCGGGCGAGGCCCAGGGCCAGGTCGCCGCGGTTTTCGAGCTTTGCGCGGACCATCCCGCGCATCTTGCGGCGCGCGAGCTCGGTCTCGACACGCAGAGCGAGCTCGTGCTGCGCCGCGTGCAGAACGCAGATGGGCGCAGCCGCGCCTTCGTCAACGACCAGCCGGTGTCCGCGCAAGGTTTACGCGCTATCGGGCGCGAGCTCGTCGAGATCCACTGTCAGCACGATGAGCGGGCGATGGTCGACCCGGCCGCGCATCGCGCGCTCGTCGACGCGCATGGCGGCCTGTTGCGCGAGGTCGAGGCGCTACGCGGCTTGCACGCGGCGAGGAACGCGGCGAAGCGCGCGTTGGAAGAGGAAGAAGCGCGCGTCGCCAAGGCTCGCGCGGAGGCCGATTATTTGCGCCATGCGCATCAGGAGCTCGCGGAGCTTGCCCCGGAGGAGGGCGAGGAGGAAAGTCTCGCTGCGCGGCGGCTGGCGATGCAACGGGCGGAGAAAGTCGCAGCGGATCTCCGCGACGCCCTGGAAGTCTTTTCCGGCGATCATTCCGCGGTGGCTTCGCTCGCGCAAGCCGTACGTCGTCTCGAGCGACGCTCAGCGACGGCGCCGGAGCTGCTCGAGCCGCCCTTGAAGCTCCTGGGGCAGGCCCTCGACGCGCTGGCCCTTGCCGAGCAGGCGCTGGAAGCCGCGCTGGAGCAGGCGAATTCCGATCCGCGCGAGCTCGAAAAAGTCGAGGAGCGGCTCTTTGCGTTGCGCGCTGCGGCGCGCAAGCATCAGGCGCGCGTCGCCGAGCTGCCGGCCGTCGCCAGAAACATCGCGCAAGCGCTCGCCGCTCTCGACGCCTCTGAGGTCCGGCTGACCGAGCTTGCGCGCCTCGCGAAAGACTCGAAGGCCGCCTATGACACGGCGGCGCATGCGTTGAGCCAAGCGAGGCGCAAGGCCGCGAAGGCGCTCGATGCTGAAGTCGACGCGGAGCTGAAGCCGCTGAAGCTGGGCGGCGCGCAGTTCCACACATCGATCGCGAGCGACCCCGATAACGGCGGCCCCGAGGGGATCGACCGGATCGAGTTCTGGGTGCAGACCAATCCTGGCTCGCGTCCGGGACCTTTGACGAAAGTCGCCTCGGGCGGCGAGCTCGCCCGCTTCCTTCTGGCGCTCAGAGTGGTCCTCGCCGATCGCGGATCGGCGCCCACGCTCGTCTTCGACGAAATCGACACGGGCGTCGGCGGCGCGGTGGCGGATGCGATCGGCGAACGTCTGTCGCGGCTCGCGAGACGCGTCCAGGTCCTTGCAGTCACCCACGCGCCGCAGGTCGCAGCGAAGGCGCAACAGCATCTGCGCATCGCCAAGGCGCCAGCCAACCGCAATGAGGAGCGTTTGGCGACTCGCGTGACGGCGCTCGCCGCCTCTGAACGCCGCGAGGAGATCGCGCGCATGCTCGCCGGCGCGACGGTCACCGACGAGGCGCGGGCTGCGGCGGCGCGATTGCTGAAAGGGACGCGCTAG
- a CDS encoding helix-turn-helix domain-containing protein produces MSDHKLDLSPRDAQTRVRTDAIRDIILRAGKRLSQEHIEEVTDKLGVSRSTAYRMIKTFRACGAVVDPKARPIGRPKGARMLDATREYLIRETIETFYFTPLAPSYTRLYKEIQERCRKNGLRPPNWRTVRSRVNEIEARLSAQRERAN; encoded by the coding sequence ATGAGCGACCATAAGTTGGACCTAAGTCCACGCGACGCGCAGACGCGCGTCCGCACCGACGCCATTCGCGACATCATCCTGCGGGCCGGCAAGCGCCTCTCGCAAGAACACATCGAGGAGGTGACGGACAAGCTCGGCGTCAGCCGCTCCACCGCCTATCGCATGATCAAGACGTTTCGCGCCTGCGGCGCGGTGGTCGACCCGAAAGCGCGGCCCATCGGCCGCCCGAAAGGCGCGCGCATGCTCGACGCGACGCGCGAATATCTGATCCGCGAAACGATCGAAACCTTTTATTTTACGCCGCTGGCGCCGAGCTACACGCGGCTCTACAAGGAAATTCAAGAGCGCTGCCGCAAAAATGGACTGCGCCCGCCCAATTGGCGGACGGTGAGATCGCGCGTAAACGAAATCGAAGCGCGGCTGAGCGCGCAAAGGGAACGAGCGAACTGA
- a CDS encoding septation protein A produces the protein MTQEAAGTRPETKTAKRQVPRGLKFAVELGPLILFFAINAKWGIFTATATLMLVVPISLGVAWKLAGRMPVMPMVTAALVIVFGGLTLLLNDEEFIKIKVTILYALFGAALLIALRFNRLLLPIVFDAAIHLDDNGWRKLTWRWSFFFFFLAGLNEVLRHALSTDQWVSFKVFGIVALTFVFVLTQAPLMLRHEIKPEDDTSETHF, from the coding sequence ATGACGCAAGAGGCGGCGGGCACGAGGCCGGAGACGAAAACGGCAAAAAGACAGGTTCCGCGCGGCTTGAAATTCGCGGTGGAGCTTGGACCGCTCATCCTGTTTTTCGCGATCAACGCCAAATGGGGGATTTTCACCGCGACCGCCACGCTGATGCTCGTCGTGCCGATCTCGCTCGGCGTGGCGTGGAAGCTCGCGGGGCGCATGCCGGTGATGCCGATGGTCACCGCGGCGCTGGTGATCGTCTTCGGCGGACTGACGCTGCTTCTCAACGACGAGGAGTTCATCAAGATCAAGGTGACGATCCTCTATGCGCTGTTCGGCGCGGCGCTCCTGATCGCGCTCCGCTTCAACAGGCTTCTGCTGCCGATCGTCTTCGACGCGGCCATACATCTCGACGACAACGGTTGGCGCAAGCTCACCTGGCGCTGGAGCTTTTTCTTCTTCTTCCTGGCCGGCTTGAACGAGGTGTTGCGCCACGCGCTCTCGACCGACCAGTGGGTGAGCTTCAAGGTCTTCGGCATCGTCGCGCTCACCTTCGTCTTCGTGCTAACGCAGGCGCCGCTGATGCTCCGCCATGAGATCAAGCCGGAGGACGACACGTCCGAAACGCATTTTTAG